One window of Lepeophtheirus salmonis chromosome Z, UVic_Lsal_1.4, whole genome shotgun sequence genomic DNA carries:
- the LOC121130102 gene encoding haloalkane dehalogenase-like: protein MESQNEVLLLNDPTIVFIRSLDLSILDVLAGMFVLFLTLLLNIIIKLAIKRQDITQISYETVPYLPQNFKDIEGYNFPEYVIEFRFTKQRMHFLDMGDRSGKVVLCLHGVPFWSHSFRKIIPGLVSAGYRVIAPDLIGFGKSDKFVDYRAYSLDSQIGQLEVLMRHIILSSSEIFLVGHNWGALLGAILVSRNPKRFSKFTIMNTNNLPDGELDLARRFHHDIYDFSRYLIMDSYFLLFRLYSFIFGSILPPEILFFAMNPKYTKEDYKGFIAPFKNKNERAGIVSYPQLVPVYGNHVNAEHFALARRVLKYGWKKPTQIIFSEKASVPFFQRGDFIVGNRKDFFTQLIPHAVVAVPPVPGGHVIMYDNPKGVLKHLIPFLDDEDY, encoded by the exons ATGGAGAGTCAAAATGAAGTTTTACTGCTTAATGATCCAACTATTGTCTTTATACGTTCCTTGGATCTTAGCATACTGGATGTCTTGGCAGGGATGTTTGTTCTATTTCTGACTTTgttattaaacataattattaaatt GGCTATAAAGCGTCAAGACATCACCCAAATTTCATATGAAACTGTACCCTACTTACctcaaaatttcaaagatattgAAGGCTATAACTTCCCTGAATACGTTATAGAATTTAGATTCACCAAACAACGTATGCACTTTTTGGATATGGGTGATAGATCAGGAAAAGTCGTTTTATGTCTTCATGGAGTGCCATTTTGGTCCCATTCCTTTCGAAAAATAATTCCGGGGTTGGTTTCTGCGGGATACAGAGTCATTGCCCCGGATTTAATAGGATTTGGAAAGTCGGATAAATTTGTGGACTATCGTGCATATTCGTTGGATTCTCAGATAGGGCAACTTGAGGTTTTAATGAGACATATTATTCTCTCTTCAAGTGAGATATTTCTCGTGGGTCACAATTGGGGAGCTCTTTTAG gtGCAATCCTGGTGAGCAGAAATCCAAAACGATTCTCAAAATTCACCATTATGAATACTAATAATTTACCAGACGGAGAGTTGGATTTGGCGCGTCGTTTCCATCATGACATCTATGATTTTTCTCGATATCTAATAATGGACTCTTACTTTTTACTCTTTCGACTGTATTCCTTCATCTTTGGAAGTATTCTACCCCCTGAAATCCTTTTCTTTGCCATGAACCCCAAGTATACAAAAGAAGACTACAAGGGATTCATTGctccattcaaaaataaaaatgaacgagCTGGTATTGTATCATATCCACAACTTGTTCCAGTTTATGGGAATCATGTTAACGCTGAACATTTCGCCCTTGCAAGAAGGGTTTTGAAATATGG ttgGAAAAAACCGACTCAAATCATTTTCTCCGAGAAGGCAAGCGttccattttttcaaagagGGGATTTCATCGTTGGAAAtcgaaaggatttttttactcaacttATTCCACATGCGGTTGTTGCGGTTCCACCAGTTCCTGGAGGACATGTCATCATGTACGATAATCCGAAAGGTGTTCTCAAACATTTAATTCCCTTTCTTGATGATGAGGACTATTGA